From a region of the Myxococcaceae bacterium JPH2 genome:
- a CDS encoding group II truncated hemoglobin has protein sequence MSEAPPAVPSLYDWAGGADALARLTEAFYTRVSADPLLGPVFARMSAAHPAHVALFLGEVLGGPAHYSAAHGGHAAMLRHHLEKHLSEAQRRRWVELLLDTADAVALPADPEFRSALVAYIEWGSRLAVINSQPGASVTFDAPMPAWGWGVPGGPYRP, from the coding sequence GTGAGTGAGGCCCCCCCCGCGGTGCCGTCGCTGTATGACTGGGCCGGCGGGGCCGACGCGCTCGCGCGGCTGACCGAGGCCTTCTACACGCGCGTGAGCGCGGATCCGCTGCTCGGGCCCGTCTTCGCGCGGATGTCCGCGGCGCACCCCGCCCACGTCGCCCTCTTCCTGGGCGAGGTGCTCGGTGGCCCGGCGCACTACAGCGCGGCGCATGGCGGACACGCAGCGATGCTGCGGCATCACCTGGAGAAGCACCTGTCGGAAGCGCAGCGGCGCAGATGGGTGGAGCTGCTGCTCGACACCGCCGACGCGGTGGCGCTCCCCGCGGACCCCGAGTTCCGCTCGGCGCTGGTGGCGTACATCGAGTGGGGCTCTCGGCTCGCGGTCATCAACTCACAGCCCGGCGCGAGCGTGACCTTCGACGCGCCCATGCCCGCGTGGGGCTGGGGCGTGCCGGGAGGTCCCTATCGCCCGTGA
- a CDS encoding antibiotic biosynthesis monooxygenase: MVVEYIRYDIPAERAEAFLEAYRLAGEHLRASPHCLRYEVTRGTEEPRHFIVRIEWDSLEGHLQGFRTGASFPAFLALVRPFIADIQEMKHCRVEGAWSRP; the protein is encoded by the coding sequence ATGGTCGTGGAGTACATCCGTTACGACATCCCCGCTGAGCGCGCGGAGGCGTTCCTCGAGGCCTACCGCCTCGCGGGTGAACACCTGCGGGCCTCGCCGCACTGCTTGCGCTACGAGGTCACCCGAGGCACCGAGGAGCCTCGTCACTTCATCGTCCGCATCGAGTGGGATTCGCTGGAGGGGCACCTGCAAGGCTTTCGCACTGGCGCCTCGTTCCCCGCGTTCCTCGCGCTGGTGCGGCCCTTCATCGCCGACATCCAGGAGATGAAGCACTGCCGCGTCGAGGGCGCGTGGAGTCGTCCGTGA
- a CDS encoding AraC family transcriptional regulator: protein MEPLSAVLSGVRLKGSIYAAWELHAPWGMALPQAPFAAFHFVEQGECWVHSGDEFHRLDAGELVVLFGGQAHQLTSSRAAASEPLDVLRRRHPAKAGVHRVGSTGAQTRLVCGKFAAEGEQGLQMLRGLPAGVCLRQEQLATLPALRALLTSLSHEAASTAPGAATAAARITEALFVQVLRALLKGTEDDTPPGWLAGLREPRIAHALQLLHAEPARSWSLGALASTVGMSRTRFALLFQERIGQPPMTYLTHLRLDWVAQRLRDGEESIAQLAHAAGFESQGGLSRAFRKRFGQTPSDVRRAARDTRATG, encoded by the coding sequence ATGGAGCCACTCTCGGCGGTGTTGAGCGGGGTGCGCCTGAAGGGGAGCATCTACGCCGCCTGGGAGCTGCACGCCCCCTGGGGCATGGCGCTCCCTCAAGCGCCCTTCGCCGCGTTCCACTTCGTGGAGCAGGGCGAGTGCTGGGTGCATTCCGGCGACGAATTCCATCGGCTGGACGCGGGCGAGCTGGTGGTCCTGTTCGGCGGACAGGCGCACCAGCTGACGTCCTCGCGCGCCGCCGCATCGGAGCCCCTGGACGTGCTGCGGCGACGTCACCCCGCCAAGGCAGGGGTCCACCGGGTGGGGAGCACGGGAGCGCAGACCCGGCTGGTGTGCGGGAAGTTCGCCGCCGAGGGCGAGCAGGGCCTCCAGATGCTGCGCGGACTTCCCGCCGGGGTATGCCTGCGACAGGAGCAACTCGCCACGCTGCCCGCGCTGCGCGCACTGTTGACCTCGCTGTCACACGAGGCCGCGTCCACCGCGCCAGGCGCCGCGACCGCCGCCGCGCGCATCACCGAAGCACTGTTCGTCCAGGTGCTGCGCGCGCTCCTGAAGGGGACAGAGGACGACACGCCACCGGGCTGGCTCGCGGGCCTGCGTGAGCCTCGCATCGCCCACGCGCTCCAGTTGCTGCACGCGGAGCCCGCGCGCTCCTGGTCACTGGGAGCACTCGCCAGCACCGTGGGCATGTCCCGCACGCGCTTCGCCCTGCTCTTCCAGGAGCGCATCGGCCAGCCACCGATGACGTACCTCACCCACCTGCGGCTCGACTGGGTGGCGCAGCGCCTGCGTGATGGCGAGGAGTCCATCGCGCAGTTGGCGCACGCAGCGGGCTTCGAGAGCCAGGGCGGCCTCAGCCGCGCGTTCCGCAAGCGCTTCGGGCAGACACCCTCGGACGTGCGCCGGGCCGCGCGCGACACCCGAGCCACGGGCTAG
- a CDS encoding membrane dipeptidase, producing MQRRLRSGLRQLFSPWWLASAVALSCGPVSEEQAPAPEPESVAQPLAVSGFAEMHHHMFAEEAFGGGWFHGSYTGALTSCDGGAPESDHARVRMDLRDLLNLCPNSGSVNLSGVPILSDVFGVGGAVASEVIGQIEGTEGDTGLHLGRMNTPTEWPRWDTIAHQQAWEGWLKQAKAGGMSLVMVSLVSNEFLCKALPYQNLKRPCDEMADVDLQLQMARDFDARNDWVEIALSPAHARQIIAAGKLAMVLSIESSKLFGTKDWRAELNRVYGLGVRSLQPVHQLDNRFGGAAPHNAIFQVAQFLENCHIDTDCGLTGSGFTLGFDVDANCRNTKGLTTDGKALVQEMMAKGMLIDMAHMSERSVQDAFALSQANTYYPLFVSHGHFREVMNPDLAANEKTTPAWVVRDIRQTGGMFGLRTAHDETRTYTRTTVANNCQGSTRSLAQAYEFGRQGLKVNMGFGADLNGFIQQTRPRFGNFGACSAGFRAEADAQMDQQRTSGPGRLGTDFDVNGLAHVGFLPDVVRDLKQLGVNTTGLEGSAENFIRMWERANSARTGMADAAADIDTSGVAAYVPKSTREAAYPTMCGKPYAPASKAVADTCRYDAECKSGSCTTSEDCTGSTGSCICVTDAHCGTNQYCGWGLNAGNCVNKKAKGALCSSARECLSNSCKWLTCG from the coding sequence ATGCAGCGTCGTCTCCGAAGTGGTCTGCGTCAGCTGTTCTCCCCGTGGTGGTTGGCTTCCGCGGTCGCGCTGTCCTGTGGTCCCGTCTCGGAGGAGCAGGCCCCGGCGCCCGAGCCCGAGTCGGTCGCGCAGCCGTTGGCCGTGAGTGGCTTCGCGGAGATGCACCACCACATGTTCGCCGAGGAGGCGTTCGGCGGTGGCTGGTTCCACGGCAGCTATACCGGTGCGCTCACGAGCTGTGACGGCGGTGCGCCGGAGAGCGACCACGCGCGGGTACGAATGGACCTGCGCGACCTGCTCAACCTCTGTCCCAACTCCGGCAGCGTGAACCTGAGCGGCGTGCCCATCCTGTCGGACGTGTTTGGAGTGGGCGGCGCGGTGGCCTCGGAGGTCATTGGTCAAATCGAGGGCACCGAGGGCGACACTGGCCTGCACCTGGGCCGCATGAACACGCCCACCGAGTGGCCGCGCTGGGACACCATCGCCCACCAGCAGGCGTGGGAGGGTTGGCTGAAGCAGGCCAAGGCCGGAGGCATGTCCCTGGTGATGGTGTCGCTCGTGAGCAACGAGTTTCTCTGCAAGGCCTTGCCGTACCAGAACCTCAAGCGGCCCTGCGACGAGATGGCGGACGTGGACCTCCAGCTCCAGATGGCCCGCGACTTCGATGCGCGCAATGACTGGGTGGAGATTGCCCTGTCGCCCGCCCACGCGCGGCAGATCATCGCGGCGGGCAAGCTCGCCATGGTGCTGTCCATCGAGTCGAGCAAGCTGTTCGGCACCAAGGACTGGCGCGCGGAGCTCAACCGCGTGTACGGCCTGGGGGTGCGCTCGTTGCAGCCGGTGCACCAGTTGGACAACCGCTTCGGTGGCGCGGCGCCGCACAACGCCATCTTCCAGGTCGCGCAGTTCCTGGAGAACTGCCACATCGACACGGACTGCGGCCTGACGGGCTCGGGCTTCACGCTCGGCTTCGACGTGGATGCGAACTGCCGCAACACCAAGGGCCTGACGACCGACGGCAAGGCGCTGGTCCAGGAGATGATGGCCAAGGGCATGCTCATCGACATGGCCCACATGTCCGAGCGCAGCGTGCAGGATGCCTTCGCGCTGTCCCAGGCGAACACCTACTACCCGCTGTTCGTCTCGCACGGCCACTTCCGCGAGGTGATGAACCCGGACCTGGCCGCCAACGAGAAGACGACGCCCGCGTGGGTGGTGCGCGACATCCGCCAGACGGGCGGCATGTTTGGTCTGCGCACGGCGCATGACGAGACGCGGACCTATACGCGCACGACGGTGGCCAACAACTGCCAGGGTTCCACGCGCTCGCTGGCGCAGGCGTATGAGTTTGGTCGCCAGGGCCTGAAGGTGAACATGGGCTTCGGCGCGGACCTCAACGGCTTCATCCAGCAGACGCGCCCGCGCTTCGGCAACTTCGGCGCGTGCTCGGCGGGCTTCCGCGCGGAGGCGGATGCGCAGATGGATCAGCAGCGCACGTCGGGCCCGGGTCGTCTGGGCACGGACTTCGATGTCAATGGTCTGGCGCACGTGGGCTTCCTGCCGGACGTGGTGCGCGACCTGAAGCAGCTCGGCGTCAACACCACGGGCCTGGAGGGCTCGGCGGAGAACTTCATCCGCATGTGGGAGCGGGCGAACAGCGCGCGCACGGGCATGGCGGACGCGGCGGCGGACATCGACACCAGCGGCGTGGCGGCGTACGTCCCCAAGTCCACTCGCGAGGCGGCGTACCCCACGATGTGTGGCAAGCCCTACGCGCCCGCGTCGAAGGCGGTCGCGGATACCTGCCGCTACGATGCGGAGTGCAAGAGCGGTTCGTGCACGACGTCGGAGGACTGCACGGGTTCGACGGGCTCGTGCATCTGCGTCACTGACGCGCACTGCGGCACCAACCAGTACTGTGGCTGGGGCCTCAACGCGGGCAACTGCGTGAACAAGAAGGCAAAGGGAGCGCTGTGCAGCAGCGCGCGCGAGTGTCTGTCCAACTCGTGCAAGTGGTTGACCTGCGGCTGA